A stretch of the Dioscorea cayenensis subsp. rotundata cultivar TDr96_F1 chromosome 4, TDr96_F1_v2_PseudoChromosome.rev07_lg8_w22 25.fasta, whole genome shotgun sequence genome encodes the following:
- the LOC120259165 gene encoding adenylate kinase 4-like, whose translation MASGSGVVDLADVPSVDLMTELLRRMKCASKPDRRLIFIGPPGSGKGTQSPFLKDEYCLCNLATGDMLRAAVAAKTPLGLKAKEAMDKGKLVSDELVIGIIDEAMKRPSCQKGFILDGFPRTVTQAEKLDQMLEKRGTKIDKVLNFAIDDALLEERITGRLIHPSSGRTYHSKFAPPKVPGIDDVTGEPLIQRKDDTAAVLKSRLEAFHKQTEPVIDYYSKKGIVTNLHAEKPPKEVREEIEKAIK comes from the exons ATGGCGAGCGGTAGTGGCGTTGTGGATCTTGCTGACGTCCCGTCGGTGGATCTGATGACGGAGCTCCTGCGCCGCATGAAATGCGCTTCCAAGCCAGATAGGCGTCTCATCTTCATAG GTCCACCTGGGTCTGGGAAGGGCACTCAGTCACCTTTCCTTAAAGATGAGTACTGTTTATGCAATTTGGCTACTGGTGATATGCTAAGAGCTGCTGTTGCTGCTAAGACACCTCTTGGGTTAAAAGCCAAGGAGGCCATGGATAAG GGAAAGCTTGTATCTGATGAATTGGTTATTGGAATAATTGATGAGGCCATGAAAAGGCCATCATGTCAAAAAGGTTTTATTCTTGATGGTTTTCCACGAACCGTCACCCAAGCAGAAAag CTTGATCAGATGCTGGAAAAGCGAGGTACCAAAATTGATAAGGTGCTTAACTTTGCAATTGATGATGCCCTATTGGAAGAGAGGATTACTGGGCGTTTGATCCATCCATCTAGTGGAAGGACTTACCATTCAAAATTTGCACCACCTAAAGTTCCTGGAATTGATGAT GTTACTGGAGAACCCTTGATTCAAAGGAAAGATGATACAGCTGCAGTTCTCAAGTCAAGGCTTGAAGCTTTTCACAAACAAACCGAACCG GTTATAGATTACTACTCCAAGAAAGGCATAGTGACAAACCTTCATGCCGAAAAGCCCCCTAAAGAAGTCAGAGAGGAAATTGAGAAGGCTATAAAATGA
- the LOC120259164 gene encoding O-fucosyltransferase 37-like isoform X2, translating into MLKNLPKGTSPKYTTPFHYYLFSISKPSSPPNSSSFKPSRNKPVINTITTTNLITLLLFVLFLLSFLLSHPSIFISNTSTSALQNTISMVPRPPYALISGNVNVSQQEMEFWRQPDGLGYKPCLQFSIGYRRASAKIAKERRRFLLVKVSGGLNQQRNQIVDAVVFARILGAALVLPLLKFNVIWQDNSEFSDIFDVDHFIRTLHSDIRIVSRVPPTHKIPRPSSTVHSSIPSNLSPLWIRSRFLKQLDEDGVLVLEGLESKLSKDLPLDLQKLRCKVAFHALKFSRQILELGKKLAERAGNGGPYIALHLRLEEDVWIRTGCSPGLGQPYDDLVAQHRTARPDLLTGKLNMTHHHRKLAGLCPLNTKTLTMVLRALGAQRDARVYWAGGKPLGGELALKALKDEFPKLMSKYTLAVDGELEIYENRSSVLAALDYIVALNSDVFVPSHGGTMGLAMQGHRAYVGHRKSVRPNKRGFAAMEMEEAGFGEMVRRMHKGLMGEPELRTQKTGRDVIAFPVPECMCR; encoded by the exons AT GCTCAAGAACCTCCCAAAGGGCACCTCCCCAAAGTACACTACCCCATTCCACTACTACCTCTTCTCCATCAGCAAACCTTCTTCTCCACCCAACTCCTCCTCCTTCAAACCTTCAAGAAATAAACCAGTGATCaacaccatcaccaccaccaaccTGATCACTCTCCTCCTCTTCGTCCTTTTcctcctttctttccttttatctCATCCCTCCATCTTCATCTCCAACACTAGTACTAGTGCACTGCAAAACACCATTTCCATGGTTCCTCGTCCACCTTATGCCTTGATCTCCGGCAATGTGAATGTGAGCCAGCAGGAGATGGAGTTCTGGCGCCAACCTGATGGTCTTGGCTACAAACCTTGCTTACAATTCAGTATTGGTTACCGGAGAGCTTCGGCGAAGATTGCGAAGGAGAGGAGGAGGTTCTTGCTTGTCAAGGTCTCTGGTGGATTGAACCAGCAAAGGAACCAGATTGTGGATGCTGTTGTCTTTGCTAGAATCCTTGGTGCTGCTCTTGTTCTCCCTCTTCTTAAGTTTAATGTCATTTGGCAGGATAACAG TGAGTTCTCAGACATCTTTGACGTGGATCACTTCATAAGAACATTACATTCAGACATCCGAATTGTTTCAAGAGTCCCACCAACTCACAAGATTCCAAGACCATCATCCACCGTTCATTCCTCCATCCCTTCCAATCTCTCCCCTCTTTGGATTCGCTCCCGGTTTCTCAAACAA CTAGATGAGGATGGGGTTCTAGTACTTGAAGGTTTGGAATCCAAGCTCTCCAAAGATCTCCCACTGGATCTTCAGAAGCTTCGCTGCAAg GTGGCATTCCATGCGCTGAAGTTCAGCAGGCAAATCCTTGAGCTAGGTAAAAAGCTAGCAGAGAGAGCTGGGAATGGAGGACCATACATAGCTCTTCATCTCCGGTTAGAAGAAGACGTCTGGATCCGCACCGGCTGCTCACCAGGCCTCGGCCAACCCTACGATGATCTCGTTGCTCAACACCGCACCGCCCGCCCTGATCTCCTCACCGGGAAACTTAACATGACTCATCATCACCGGAAACTCGCCGGCCTTTGCCCTCTCAACACCAAAACACTCACAAT gGTTTTGAGAGCACTGGGAGCACAGAGGGATGCAAGGGTGTATTGGGCTGGAGGGAAGCCATTGGGTGGTGAACTTGCATTGAAGGCATTGAAAGATGAGTTCCCAAAGTTGATGAGTAAGTATACATTGGCAGTTGATGGGGAGCTGGAGATTTATGAGAACAGGTCATCAGTTCTGGCTGCATTGGACTACATTGTGGCTCTAAATAGTGATGTGTTTGTCCCTTCACATGGGGGCACTATGGGGCTTGCCATGCAG GGACACAGAGCATATGTGGGACATCGGAAGTCGGTGAGGCCAAACAAGAGGGGATTCGCGGCGATGGAGATGGAGGAGGCTGGGTTTGGAGAAATGGTGAGAAGGATGCATAAAGGGTTGATGGGTGAGCCTGAGCTGAGGACTCAGAAGACCGGGCGCGATGTGATTGCGTTCCCGGTGCCGGAGTGCATGTGCCGTTGA
- the LOC120259164 gene encoding O-fucosyltransferase 37-like isoform X1, with translation MGRLKNLPKGTSPKYTTPFHYYLFSISKPSSPPNSSSFKPSRNKPVINTITTTNLITLLLFVLFLLSFLLSHPSIFISNTSTSALQNTISMVPRPPYALISGNVNVSQQEMEFWRQPDGLGYKPCLQFSIGYRRASAKIAKERRRFLLVKVSGGLNQQRNQIVDAVVFARILGAALVLPLLKFNVIWQDNSEFSDIFDVDHFIRTLHSDIRIVSRVPPTHKIPRPSSTVHSSIPSNLSPLWIRSRFLKQLDEDGVLVLEGLESKLSKDLPLDLQKLRCKVAFHALKFSRQILELGKKLAERAGNGGPYIALHLRLEEDVWIRTGCSPGLGQPYDDLVAQHRTARPDLLTGKLNMTHHHRKLAGLCPLNTKTLTMVLRALGAQRDARVYWAGGKPLGGELALKALKDEFPKLMSKYTLAVDGELEIYENRSSVLAALDYIVALNSDVFVPSHGGTMGLAMQGHRAYVGHRKSVRPNKRGFAAMEMEEAGFGEMVRRMHKGLMGEPELRTQKTGRDVIAFPVPECMCR, from the exons ATGGGTAGGCTCAAGAACCTCCCAAAGGGCACCTCCCCAAAGTACACTACCCCATTCCACTACTACCTCTTCTCCATCAGCAAACCTTCTTCTCCACCCAACTCCTCCTCCTTCAAACCTTCAAGAAATAAACCAGTGATCaacaccatcaccaccaccaaccTGATCACTCTCCTCCTCTTCGTCCTTTTcctcctttctttccttttatctCATCCCTCCATCTTCATCTCCAACACTAGTACTAGTGCACTGCAAAACACCATTTCCATGGTTCCTCGTCCACCTTATGCCTTGATCTCCGGCAATGTGAATGTGAGCCAGCAGGAGATGGAGTTCTGGCGCCAACCTGATGGTCTTGGCTACAAACCTTGCTTACAATTCAGTATTGGTTACCGGAGAGCTTCGGCGAAGATTGCGAAGGAGAGGAGGAGGTTCTTGCTTGTCAAGGTCTCTGGTGGATTGAACCAGCAAAGGAACCAGATTGTGGATGCTGTTGTCTTTGCTAGAATCCTTGGTGCTGCTCTTGTTCTCCCTCTTCTTAAGTTTAATGTCATTTGGCAGGATAACAG TGAGTTCTCAGACATCTTTGACGTGGATCACTTCATAAGAACATTACATTCAGACATCCGAATTGTTTCAAGAGTCCCACCAACTCACAAGATTCCAAGACCATCATCCACCGTTCATTCCTCCATCCCTTCCAATCTCTCCCCTCTTTGGATTCGCTCCCGGTTTCTCAAACAA CTAGATGAGGATGGGGTTCTAGTACTTGAAGGTTTGGAATCCAAGCTCTCCAAAGATCTCCCACTGGATCTTCAGAAGCTTCGCTGCAAg GTGGCATTCCATGCGCTGAAGTTCAGCAGGCAAATCCTTGAGCTAGGTAAAAAGCTAGCAGAGAGAGCTGGGAATGGAGGACCATACATAGCTCTTCATCTCCGGTTAGAAGAAGACGTCTGGATCCGCACCGGCTGCTCACCAGGCCTCGGCCAACCCTACGATGATCTCGTTGCTCAACACCGCACCGCCCGCCCTGATCTCCTCACCGGGAAACTTAACATGACTCATCATCACCGGAAACTCGCCGGCCTTTGCCCTCTCAACACCAAAACACTCACAAT gGTTTTGAGAGCACTGGGAGCACAGAGGGATGCAAGGGTGTATTGGGCTGGAGGGAAGCCATTGGGTGGTGAACTTGCATTGAAGGCATTGAAAGATGAGTTCCCAAAGTTGATGAGTAAGTATACATTGGCAGTTGATGGGGAGCTGGAGATTTATGAGAACAGGTCATCAGTTCTGGCTGCATTGGACTACATTGTGGCTCTAAATAGTGATGTGTTTGTCCCTTCACATGGGGGCACTATGGGGCTTGCCATGCAG GGACACAGAGCATATGTGGGACATCGGAAGTCGGTGAGGCCAAACAAGAGGGGATTCGCGGCGATGGAGATGGAGGAGGCTGGGTTTGGAGAAATGGTGAGAAGGATGCATAAAGGGTTGATGGGTGAGCCTGAGCTGAGGACTCAGAAGACCGGGCGCGATGTGATTGCGTTCCCGGTGCCGGAGTGCATGTGCCGTTGA
- the LOC120258778 gene encoding 4-coumarate--CoA ligase-like 9, producing the protein KSSSSSSSSSSSSPAPHTTPSPPPWLLLQAPSIPTAASAAPTASTTTSAPLSLPSPSLPLSIYSYVLSVLPSPPPLYPAIILSSSSSSSSSLSFSLLLSQISSLAACLRSNLRISKGDVVYILAPTSLEIPILYFALLSIGAVVSPSNPLSSPDEIAHQLRLTNPSIAFTTASFASKLPHHLSVVLLDSPLFRSFLERRPPSLPPIETNQHDPAAILYSSGTTGRVKGVVITHRNLIAVIAGYLASREANPLENGPGVTLFTIPLFHVFGFFMIIRSIALGDTSVLMEKVDLPTILRTVQAHRVRFIPVSPPLVLALAKSDLIPKFNLSSLESLGCGGAPLGRELAELFSARFPSVNINQGYGLTESCGSAATQSDPEECRVFGSTGKLSAGLEAMIVDPSTGEALPPGRQGELWLRGPTIMKGYIGDDEATAATLDSEGWLKTGDLCYFDQNGFLFIVDRLKELIKYKAYQVPPAELEQILQSHPEIADAAVIPYPDEEAGQIPMAFVVRQPRSSITENQIMDFVAKQVSPYKKIRRVAFISSIPKSAAGKILRRELVNYALSPPTSKL; encoded by the exons aaatcatcatcatcttcatcatcatcttcgtcATCGTCTCCAGCGCCACACACGACTCCGTCTCCTCCGCCATGGCTGCTCCTCCAAGCTCCATCGATCCCAACAGCGGCTTCTGCAGCGCCAACAGCATCTACTACAACCTCCGCCCCCCTCTCTCTCCCTTCTCCCTCCCTTCCCCTCTCCATCTACTCCTACGTCCTCTCCGTCCTCCCCTCCCCTCCTCCTCTCTACCCCGCCATCATcctctcatcatcatcatcatcatcatcatccctcTCGTTTTCCCTACTCCTCTCCCAGATATCCTCCCTCGCCGCCTGTCTCCGCTCCAATCTTCGCATCTCCAAGGGCGACGTCGTCTACATCCTCGCCCCAACCTCTCTCGAGATCCCCATTCTCTACTTCGCTCTCCTGTCGATCGGCGCGGTCGTATCCCCTTCCAACCCTCTCAGCTCTCCCGACGAGATCGCCCACCAGCTCCGCCTCACCAACCCTTCCATCGCCTTCACGACCGCTTCCTTCGCTTCCAAGCTCCCTCACCACCTCTCCGTCGTCCTTCTTGATTCCCCTCTCTTCCGATCCTTTCTCGAGCGTAGACCCCCCTCCCTCCCTCCCATCGAGACGAACCAGCACGACCCTGCCGCTATTCTCTACTCCTCCGGCACCACCGGTCGGGTTAAGGGCGTCGTCATCACCCATCGCAACCTTATTGCTGTCATCGCCGGGTATCTCGCCTCCCGGGAAGCCAATCCCTTGGAGAACGGCCCCGGTGTGACCCTATTCACGATCCCGTTGTTCCATGTGTTCGGTTTCTTCATGATCATCAGATCCATTGCGCTCGGAGACACAAGTGTGCTAATGGAGAAGGTGGATCTCCCGACGATCTTACGCACCGTGCAGGCTCATAGGGTGAGATTCATCCCCGTCTCACCACCTCTGGTGCTGGCACTAGCCAAGTCCGATCTCATCCCCAAATTCAACCTCTCATCCCTAGAGAGCCTCGGCTGCGGCGGCGCCCCTCTCGGCCGCGAGCTCGCCGAGCTCTTCTCCGCTCGGTTCCCCTCCGTCAATATCAACCAG GGTTATGGATTGACGGAGTCCTGTGGTTCGGCAGCGACACAATCAGATCCAGAGGAATGCCGGGTGTTCGGATCGACAGGGAAGCTCTCGGCAGGATTGGAGGCGATGATAGTGGATCCGTCCACAGGGGAGGCACTGCCACCGGGCCGCCAAGGGGAGCTCTGGTTGCGTGGCCCTACCATCATGAAAG GATACATTGGTGATGATGAGGCAACCGCAGCTACGTTGGACTCAGAAGGTTGGCTGAAGACGGGTGATTTATGCTACTTTGACCAGAATgggtttctttttattgttgacAGACTGAAGGAATTAATTAAGTACAAGGCATATCAG GTGCCCCCTGCTGAATTGGAGCAAATTCTTCAGTCCCATCCTGAAATCGCTGATGCTGCTGTGATCCC GTACCCTGATGAAGAAGCAGGACAAATTCCTATGGCCTTTGTAGTTAGACAACCTAGGAGCAGCATAACCGAAAATCAAATCATGGATTTTGTCGCAAAACAG GTCTCTCCATACAAGAAAATTCGGCGTGTTGCTTTCATCAGCTCCATACCAAAATCAGCAGCAGGAAAAATCTTAAGAAGAGAACTAGTAAATTATGCTCTCTCTCCTCCAACATCAAAATTATGA